The Euphorbia lathyris chromosome 8, ddEupLath1.1, whole genome shotgun sequence genome has a window encoding:
- the LOC136202197 gene encoding uncharacterized protein isoform X1 yields the protein MSIEEQVTGSSSLSGRCQRMLYGIMDLLDEELEKCVNGFSENNFMGKFQFGEVYRGNYEGVDVVVKIWKEEKLPGENRGRLEDELSLHEYFSVYEFHPNLAKLRHLCRGPKNLAALYYLNPIAIDTLHNLIEKDTFTWALRIKVAFGIASLLRYMHSPHPNCPSDVPYLIRNIDAAHILVDQDYEALLFDFSMISGGILTDKRELLNQYIQGSCGYSDPNCTRTGKWSDSCDIFSYGVVLLSLISKRVYKDDGDSTDAPFVYAWAKNEHKQQNSVASGKFKSWLVHDSLKSDPDFNFDDAVTITNLAMRCVKDNPQQRPTMKQVVRQMLNLHIVKQNANTWECCRMLDGVNKIHQSRRLPKDNRVKLYRQPSRWHRGILINRFNDRMCNRTIKGLGQSQARVKVFSCKALIEATDSFSEENLIGKYQFGKVFRGEIKGQKVTVKIWETIVDKGVYQFGNEDRLRDEISLLQHPRLLGDPNLVKMIGYCFEGETLGAVYDLDPHDSLHNLAPKDEFSWLQRMKVIYELANLLEFLHTPIPAPHVPYRVGNIDAAHIILDKEYSPKLADFGMTVGGIILSSRASRMKVLLERFGYTDTSRGGAYEGRDIFGFGCILLCLIHKRVPTLDGGEDDRFVPRYEAQDLYEKYYEKTGISNGFSFVHKSLEKEHGFVEKDGLELTELGMECVDSAYNRPLMMEVVKRLGNLHVIRKHAEEMGIHETH from the exons ATGAGCATAGAAGAACAAGTTACTGGTTCATCATCCTTATCAG GTCGATGTCAGAGAATGCTTTATGGAATAATGGATTTGTTAGACGAAGAATTAGAAAAATGTGTAAACGGATTTAGTGAAAATAATTTTATGGGGAAATTCCAATTTGGAGAAGTTTATCGCGGAAATTATGAAGGAGTTGATGTGGTTGTGAAGATTTGGAAAGAAGAAAAGCTTCCAGGGGAAAACAGAGGCAGATTGGAA GATGAACTCAGCTTACACGAATATTTTTCAGTGTATGAATTCCATCCGAATCTGGCCAAGTTGCGACATCTCTGTCGTGGCCCCAAAAATCTGGCTGCCCTTTATTATCTGAATCCGATCGCAATCGACACACTACATAATCTCATTGAAAAAG ATACTTTTACATGGGCCCTAAGGATCAAGGTTGCTTTTGGGATTGCTTCTTTGCTCCGGTATATGCATTCTCCGCATCCTAACTGTCCAAGTGATGTGCCATATTTGATTCGCAATATAGATGCTGCTCATATATTGGTTGATCAG GATTACGAGGCACTGTTATTTGACTTCAGTATGATATCTGGTGGTATTCTTACTGATAAAAGAGAGCTTCTGAATCAATACATACAAGGCTCTTGCGGATACAGTGATCCAAATTGTACTCGAACAG GTAAATGGTCGGATAGCTGTGATATTTTTTCTTATGGTGTTGTGCTATTGTCTTTAATAAGCAAAAGAGTCTACAAAGATGATGGTGACAGTACTGATGCGCCGTTTGTTTATGCATGGGCCAAGAATGAGCACAAACAACAAAACTCAGTAGCTAGTGGTAAATTCAAGTCTTGGTTGGTGCACGATAGCCTAAAGTCAGATCCAGATTTTAATTTCGATGATGCAGTTACAATTACCAACTTAGCAATGAGGTGTGTTAAAGACAACCCTCAGCAACGACCAACAATGAAACAAGTTGTTAGACAAATGCTGAATTTGCATATTGTTAAACAAAATGCCAACACGTGGGAGTGTTGTCGGATGCTTGATGGGGTTAACAAGATTCACCAATCACGGCGTTTACCGAAGGACAATCGAG TGAAGCTATATCGGCAACCTTCGAGATGGCATCGGGGCATACTAATTAACCGTTTCAATGATCGAATGTGCAACCGCACAATTAAAGGCTTAGGTCAAAGCCAAGCAA GGGTTAAAGTGTTCTCTTGTAAAGCCCTGATTGAGGCAACTGATAGTTTCAGCGAAGAGAATCTCAttggaaagtatcaatttgggAAAGTGTTTCGTGGAGAGATAAAAGGACAAAAAGTGACTGTGAAGATATGGGAAACCATTGTAGATAAGGGAGTCTATCAATTTGGTAATGAAGACCGGTTAAGG GATGAAATTTCTTTACTTCAACACCCTCGGCTGTTAGGTGATCCTAACTTGGTGAAGATGATCGGATATTGCTTTGAAGGAGAAACACTTGGTGCTGTTTATGATTTGGATCCACATGATAGTCTACATAATCTTGCACCCAAAG ATGAGTTCAGTTGGCTTCAGAGAATGAAAGTTATTTACGAACTTGCCAACCTGCTTGAGTTTCTTCATACTCCAATTCCAGCACCCCATGTGCCGTATAGAGTTGGCAACATCGATGCTGCCCATATAATACTTGACAAG GAGTACAGCCCAAAATTGGCTGATTTTGGGATGACTGTTGGTGGCATCATTCTTAGCTCGCGAGCATCAAGAATGAAGGTTCTCCTGGAACGGTTTGGTTACACAGATACGAGCAGAG GTGGTGCTTATGAAGGACGAGATATTTTTGGATTTGGTTGCATACTCTTGTGCTTGATACACAAAAGGGTTCCGACACTAGATGGCGGTGAGGACGATAGATTCGTTCCTCGTTATGAGGCCCAGGATTTATATGAAAAATATTATGAAAAAACTGGAATTTCAAATGGATTTTCATTTGTGCACAAAAGCTTAGAAAAGGAACATGGTTTTGTTGAGAAAGATGGATTGGAACTTACCGAGTTGGGGATGGAGTGTGTAGATTCTGCTTATAATCGACCTTTAATGATGGAGGTTGTCAAGAGATTGGGGAATTTACATGTTATTCGAAAGCATGCTGAAGAAATGGGCATCCACGAAACGCATTAG
- the LOC136202197 gene encoding uncharacterized protein isoform X2 — MYEFHPNLAKLRHLCRGPKNLAALYYLNPIAIDTLHNLIEKDTFTWALRIKVAFGIASLLRYMHSPHPNCPSDVPYLIRNIDAAHILVDQDYEALLFDFSMISGGILTDKRELLNQYIQGSCGYSDPNCTRTGKWSDSCDIFSYGVVLLSLISKRVYKDDGDSTDAPFVYAWAKNEHKQQNSVASGKFKSWLVHDSLKSDPDFNFDDAVTITNLAMRCVKDNPQQRPTMKQVVRQMLNLHIVKQNANTWECCRMLDGVNKIHQSRRLPKDNRVKLYRQPSRWHRGILINRFNDRMCNRTIKGLGQSQARVKVFSCKALIEATDSFSEENLIGKYQFGKVFRGEIKGQKVTVKIWETIVDKGVYQFGNEDRLRDEISLLQHPRLLGDPNLVKMIGYCFEGETLGAVYDLDPHDSLHNLAPKDEFSWLQRMKVIYELANLLEFLHTPIPAPHVPYRVGNIDAAHIILDKEYSPKLADFGMTVGGIILSSRASRMKVLLERFGYTDTSRGGAYEGRDIFGFGCILLCLIHKRVPTLDGGEDDRFVPRYEAQDLYEKYYEKTGISNGFSFVHKSLEKEHGFVEKDGLELTELGMECVDSAYNRPLMMEVVKRLGNLHVIRKHAEEMGIHETH; from the exons A TGTATGAATTCCATCCGAATCTGGCCAAGTTGCGACATCTCTGTCGTGGCCCCAAAAATCTGGCTGCCCTTTATTATCTGAATCCGATCGCAATCGACACACTACATAATCTCATTGAAAAAG ATACTTTTACATGGGCCCTAAGGATCAAGGTTGCTTTTGGGATTGCTTCTTTGCTCCGGTATATGCATTCTCCGCATCCTAACTGTCCAAGTGATGTGCCATATTTGATTCGCAATATAGATGCTGCTCATATATTGGTTGATCAG GATTACGAGGCACTGTTATTTGACTTCAGTATGATATCTGGTGGTATTCTTACTGATAAAAGAGAGCTTCTGAATCAATACATACAAGGCTCTTGCGGATACAGTGATCCAAATTGTACTCGAACAG GTAAATGGTCGGATAGCTGTGATATTTTTTCTTATGGTGTTGTGCTATTGTCTTTAATAAGCAAAAGAGTCTACAAAGATGATGGTGACAGTACTGATGCGCCGTTTGTTTATGCATGGGCCAAGAATGAGCACAAACAACAAAACTCAGTAGCTAGTGGTAAATTCAAGTCTTGGTTGGTGCACGATAGCCTAAAGTCAGATCCAGATTTTAATTTCGATGATGCAGTTACAATTACCAACTTAGCAATGAGGTGTGTTAAAGACAACCCTCAGCAACGACCAACAATGAAACAAGTTGTTAGACAAATGCTGAATTTGCATATTGTTAAACAAAATGCCAACACGTGGGAGTGTTGTCGGATGCTTGATGGGGTTAACAAGATTCACCAATCACGGCGTTTACCGAAGGACAATCGAG TGAAGCTATATCGGCAACCTTCGAGATGGCATCGGGGCATACTAATTAACCGTTTCAATGATCGAATGTGCAACCGCACAATTAAAGGCTTAGGTCAAAGCCAAGCAA GGGTTAAAGTGTTCTCTTGTAAAGCCCTGATTGAGGCAACTGATAGTTTCAGCGAAGAGAATCTCAttggaaagtatcaatttgggAAAGTGTTTCGTGGAGAGATAAAAGGACAAAAAGTGACTGTGAAGATATGGGAAACCATTGTAGATAAGGGAGTCTATCAATTTGGTAATGAAGACCGGTTAAGG GATGAAATTTCTTTACTTCAACACCCTCGGCTGTTAGGTGATCCTAACTTGGTGAAGATGATCGGATATTGCTTTGAAGGAGAAACACTTGGTGCTGTTTATGATTTGGATCCACATGATAGTCTACATAATCTTGCACCCAAAG ATGAGTTCAGTTGGCTTCAGAGAATGAAAGTTATTTACGAACTTGCCAACCTGCTTGAGTTTCTTCATACTCCAATTCCAGCACCCCATGTGCCGTATAGAGTTGGCAACATCGATGCTGCCCATATAATACTTGACAAG GAGTACAGCCCAAAATTGGCTGATTTTGGGATGACTGTTGGTGGCATCATTCTTAGCTCGCGAGCATCAAGAATGAAGGTTCTCCTGGAACGGTTTGGTTACACAGATACGAGCAGAG GTGGTGCTTATGAAGGACGAGATATTTTTGGATTTGGTTGCATACTCTTGTGCTTGATACACAAAAGGGTTCCGACACTAGATGGCGGTGAGGACGATAGATTCGTTCCTCGTTATGAGGCCCAGGATTTATATGAAAAATATTATGAAAAAACTGGAATTTCAAATGGATTTTCATTTGTGCACAAAAGCTTAGAAAAGGAACATGGTTTTGTTGAGAAAGATGGATTGGAACTTACCGAGTTGGGGATGGAGTGTGTAGATTCTGCTTATAATCGACCTTTAATGATGGAGGTTGTCAAGAGATTGGGGAATTTACATGTTATTCGAAAGCATGCTGAAGAAATGGGCATCCACGAAACGCATTAG